A genomic region of Ignavibacteria bacterium contains the following coding sequences:
- a CDS encoding PspC domain-containing protein, with product MNKKLYRSRQNKIIGGVCGGIGKYFDIDPVLIRLLFVLITLLNGAGLILYIILLIILPLEPFNPDEIEIKDFTEIPDEKLVNTASDFTDRKEKTKKIFGIILLIIGTLLFLENFIDILDFEIFAPLIMILIGLYLIYDSIKKQGIKNEN from the coding sequence ATGAATAAAAAGCTTTATAGATCTCGACAAAATAAAATAATTGGTGGTGTGTGTGGAGGAATTGGAAAATATTTCGATATTGATCCAGTTCTGATCCGTCTTTTATTTGTTTTAATAACTCTCTTAAATGGTGCTGGACTAATATTATATATAATTCTTTTGATTATATTACCTCTAGAGCCCTTTAATCCCGATGAAATTGAAATAAAAGATTTTACAGAAATTCCTGACGAAAAACTCGTTAATACGGCATCTGACTTCACTGATCGGAAGGAAAAAACTAAGAAGATTTTTGGAATAATTTTACTAATAATTGGAACTCTTCTTTTTCTGGAAAATTTCATAGACATACTTGATTTTGAGATTTTTGCTCCTCTAATAATGATATTGATAGGTTTATATCTCATTTATGACAGCATAAAAAAACAGGGAATAAAAAATGAAAACTAA